A genomic window from Terriglobia bacterium includes:
- a CDS encoding response regulator transcription factor, whose product MSTAKTAQPRLTVCLLSPHPLVLNEFERLLAKPQFKVISKQLESTLAPDLRQLDPPKAQIYVVDAHAARQATGALLTNLLERYPGSRLIVVGEKHDEANSYAMLRTGVKGLLTYAEAREQLSRALPLVARGGFWVPRQLLSNFVDSILVGQGRRMKTDSVANLSRREQEVLESLLENLANKEIASKLNIAERTVKFHVSNLLSKFGVRRRADLILLCFQRRISQA is encoded by the coding sequence GTGAGCACTGCAAAAACAGCACAACCCCGCTTGACCGTTTGCCTGCTCTCTCCGCATCCGCTGGTGCTGAACGAGTTCGAGCGCCTGTTGGCCAAGCCCCAGTTTAAGGTGATCAGCAAGCAGCTGGAATCCACTCTCGCCCCGGATCTCCGCCAGCTCGATCCGCCCAAGGCCCAGATCTATGTCGTGGACGCGCATGCTGCGCGGCAGGCCACCGGCGCCCTGCTCACCAACCTTCTCGAACGCTATCCCGGTTCCCGGCTCATCGTCGTCGGCGAAAAGCATGACGAAGCCAACAGCTATGCCATGCTGCGCACCGGCGTGAAGGGCCTGCTCACCTATGCCGAAGCGCGCGAGCAGCTTTCCCGGGCTCTGCCCCTGGTGGCCCGCGGCGGTTTCTGGGTGCCCCGCCAGTTGCTTTCCAATTTCGTGGATTCCATCCTTGTCGGACAGGGCCGCCGCATGAAGACGGACTCCGTGGCCAATCTCAGCCGCCGCGAGCAGGAAGTCCTGGAATCGCTGCTCGAAAATCTGGCCAACAAGGAAATCGCCAGCAAACTGAATATCGCCGAGCGCACCGTCAAATTTCACGTTTCCAACCTGCTCAGCAAGTTCGGCGTGCGCCGCCGCGCGGACCTCATCCTCCTTTGTTTTCAGCGCCGCATCTCCCAGGCTTAA
- the metH gene encoding methionine synthase, with protein MPDLTETARTLRELLAQRILVLDGAMGTMLQARELTAEDFGGAAFEGCNENLVRTRPDVVLDIHRRYLAAGSDIIETNTFGATSLVLAEYGLAGEARELNRIAAQLARQAADAASTGAKPRFVAGAMGPTTKAITVTGGVTFDELCATYYEQARGLVEGGADLLILETCQDTRNIKAGVRGIHKLGRELGCDVPFLISVTIEAMGTMLAGQNVEALWASLRHARPLAFGLNCATGPEFMTDHIRTLSQLTSEFISCYPNAGLPDEEGKYLETPESLAGQLAKFVEHGWLNLVGGCCGTTDKHIRAIAQMAEGKAPRRPPRPAHRAVYSGIEMIEAEESTRPLLVGERTNVIGSRLFKQLVAEEKWEEASEIARRQVRGGAQIVDVCLQSTEREERKDIPAFYEKLIRKVKVPVMIDTTDAAAIALALTYLQGKAIINSINLEDGEEKFERVMPLAREFGAAVVVGCIDEDKQQAQAFTRERKLAIAQRSYKLLTEKYGLAPEDIIFDPLVFPCATGDANYIGGAVETMEGIRLIRQELPEARTILGISNVSFGLPTGAREVVNSVFLYYCTKAGLDLAIVNAERLERFASIPEHERRLAENVLFQHPPQDVPADHPQAALLREAPADWRQQPLEQRTALNQFHIAAIAEHFRTAKKKEKAAAAALPLDQRLAHYIIEGTRDGLIEDLERKRAEGAAPLEIVNGPLMEGMAEVGRLFNANELIVAEVLQSAEAMKTAVSYLEQFMEKADTAARGKVLLATVKGDVHDIGKNLVEIILKNNGYEVINLGIKVPPEELIRGYQEHHPDAIGLSGLLVKSAQQMVVTASDLRDAGVEVPLLVGGAALSGKFTRQKIAPSYGQAVCYAKDAMTGLRLMNELTDPAKREAVLREHTAGAETAGAAASTAAAAEEVRATARSARVRTDLPIPPVSTLERKARLVPDLREIWSYINPYMLFGRHLGYRGDFEKQLAAREPKALELFEGMEEIKREAAEFMKVHAVWEFFEAEAEGNAIRLYAPGKAEAAHMFVFKRQRTGDRLCLADYVLPTQKGMRDHVALFVVTAGAGIRTRAEEAKNAGYYFKSHGLQALALETAEACAEWLHRRIREDWGFPDPPQMAMPERFTARYRGKRYSFGYPACPDLEDQAGIWKLLRPEEIGVQLTEGFMMDPEASVSAIVFHHPDCAYFSVGDDAEA; from the coding sequence ATGCCAGACTTGACCGAAACTGCCCGTACGCTGCGTGAGCTGCTCGCGCAACGCATTCTCGTGCTCGACGGGGCGATGGGCACGATGCTGCAGGCGCGCGAGCTGACGGCGGAGGATTTTGGGGGCGCCGCGTTCGAGGGCTGCAACGAGAACCTGGTGCGCACGCGGCCGGACGTGGTCCTGGACATCCACCGGCGCTACCTGGCCGCCGGGTCGGACATTATCGAGACCAACACGTTCGGGGCGACTTCGCTGGTGCTGGCGGAGTACGGGCTGGCGGGCGAGGCGCGGGAGCTGAACCGCATCGCGGCGCAACTGGCGCGGCAGGCGGCGGACGCGGCGTCCACGGGGGCGAAGCCGCGCTTCGTGGCCGGGGCCATGGGACCGACGACGAAGGCGATTACGGTGACCGGCGGAGTCACCTTCGACGAGCTGTGCGCGACGTATTACGAACAGGCGCGCGGGCTGGTGGAAGGCGGGGCGGACCTGCTGATCCTGGAAACCTGTCAGGACACGCGCAACATCAAGGCCGGGGTGCGGGGAATCCACAAGCTGGGACGGGAGCTGGGCTGCGACGTGCCGTTCCTGATTTCCGTGACCATCGAGGCCATGGGCACGATGCTGGCGGGGCAGAACGTGGAAGCCCTGTGGGCCTCCTTGCGCCACGCGCGGCCGCTGGCCTTCGGGCTGAACTGCGCGACCGGGCCGGAATTCATGACCGACCACATCCGGACGCTCAGCCAGCTCACCAGCGAATTCATCTCCTGCTATCCGAACGCGGGGCTGCCGGATGAAGAGGGCAAGTATCTGGAGACGCCGGAGTCGCTGGCGGGGCAGTTGGCGAAATTCGTGGAGCACGGCTGGCTGAACCTGGTGGGCGGATGCTGCGGAACGACGGACAAACATATCCGGGCGATCGCGCAGATGGCCGAGGGCAAAGCGCCGCGGCGGCCGCCGAGGCCGGCACATCGCGCGGTCTATTCGGGGATCGAGATGATCGAGGCGGAAGAGAGCACGCGGCCGCTGCTGGTGGGCGAGCGGACCAACGTGATCGGATCGCGGCTCTTCAAGCAGCTGGTGGCCGAAGAGAAGTGGGAAGAGGCCAGCGAGATCGCGCGGCGGCAAGTGCGCGGCGGGGCGCAGATCGTGGACGTGTGCCTGCAGAGCACGGAGCGCGAGGAAAGGAAGGATATTCCGGCGTTCTACGAAAAGCTGATCCGCAAGGTAAAAGTGCCGGTGATGATCGACACGACGGATGCGGCGGCGATCGCGCTGGCGCTGACCTACCTGCAGGGCAAGGCGATCATCAACTCGATCAATCTGGAAGACGGCGAGGAGAAGTTCGAGCGGGTGATGCCGCTGGCCCGGGAGTTCGGCGCAGCGGTGGTGGTGGGCTGCATCGACGAGGACAAGCAGCAGGCGCAAGCGTTCACGCGGGAGCGCAAGCTGGCGATTGCGCAGCGCTCCTACAAGCTGCTGACGGAGAAATACGGCCTGGCGCCGGAGGACATTATTTTCGACCCGCTGGTCTTCCCCTGCGCCACGGGCGATGCCAACTACATCGGCGGCGCGGTGGAGACGATGGAAGGCATCCGGCTGATCCGGCAGGAATTGCCGGAGGCGCGCACGATCCTGGGGATCTCCAACGTGTCGTTCGGGCTGCCGACGGGCGCGCGGGAAGTGGTGAACTCGGTCTTTCTCTACTACTGCACGAAAGCCGGACTGGACCTGGCGATCGTGAATGCAGAGCGGCTGGAGCGCTTCGCCTCGATTCCCGAGCACGAACGGCGGCTGGCGGAAAATGTGCTGTTCCAGCACCCGCCGCAGGACGTGCCGGCGGACCATCCGCAGGCGGCGCTGCTGCGCGAGGCGCCGGCGGACTGGCGGCAGCAACCGCTGGAGCAGCGCACCGCGCTCAACCAATTCCACATCGCGGCGATTGCCGAACATTTCCGGACGGCGAAGAAAAAGGAGAAGGCGGCCGCGGCCGCGCTGCCGCTCGACCAGCGCCTGGCCCACTACATCATCGAAGGAACGCGCGACGGCCTGATCGAGGACCTCGAGCGCAAGCGCGCCGAGGGCGCGGCGCCGCTGGAGATCGTCAACGGGCCGTTGATGGAGGGCATGGCCGAGGTGGGGCGGCTGTTCAACGCCAATGAGCTGATCGTGGCAGAGGTGCTGCAGTCGGCGGAAGCGATGAAGACGGCGGTGAGCTACCTCGAGCAGTTCATGGAGAAGGCAGACACCGCGGCGCGAGGCAAAGTGCTGCTGGCCACGGTGAAAGGCGACGTCCATGACATTGGGAAGAACCTCGTGGAGATTATCCTGAAGAACAACGGCTACGAGGTGATCAACCTGGGGATCAAGGTGCCGCCGGAGGAGCTGATCCGGGGTTATCAGGAGCACCATCCGGACGCCATCGGGCTCTCGGGGCTGCTGGTGAAGAGCGCGCAGCAGATGGTGGTGACGGCGAGCGACCTGCGCGACGCGGGGGTGGAGGTGCCGCTGCTGGTGGGGGGAGCCGCGCTGTCCGGGAAATTCACACGGCAGAAGATTGCGCCCAGCTACGGCCAAGCGGTGTGCTACGCCAAGGACGCGATGACCGGATTGCGGCTGATGAACGAGCTGACGGACCCGGCGAAACGCGAAGCCGTGCTGCGCGAGCACACGGCAGGCGCGGAGACTGCGGGAGCCGCCGCCAGCACGGCCGCGGCCGCGGAAGAAGTGAGGGCGACGGCGCGGTCCGCACGAGTGCGCACGGACCTGCCGATTCCGCCGGTGAGCACGCTGGAGCGCAAGGCGCGACTGGTGCCGGATCTGCGCGAGATCTGGAGCTACATCAACCCGTACATGCTGTTCGGACGGCACCTGGGCTACCGCGGCGACTTCGAAAAGCAACTGGCGGCGCGCGAGCCGAAGGCCCTGGAGCTGTTCGAGGGCATGGAAGAGATCAAGCGCGAAGCGGCGGAATTCATGAAGGTGCACGCGGTGTGGGAGTTCTTCGAGGCGGAAGCCGAGGGGAACGCGATCCGGCTGTATGCCCCGGGCAAGGCGGAGGCGGCACACATGTTCGTGTTCAAGCGGCAGCGCACAGGCGACCGGCTGTGCCTGGCCGACTATGTGCTCCCGACGCAGAAGGGGATGCGCGACCATGTGGCGCTGTTCGTGGTGACCGCCGGCGCGGGGATCCGCACGCGCGCGGAAGAAGCCAAGAACGCCGGGTACTACTTCAAGTCGCACGGGCTGCAGGCGCTGGCGCTGGAGACGGCGGAAGCCTGCGCGGAATGGCTGCACCGGCGCATCCGCGAGGACTGGGGCTTCCCGGACCCGCCGCAAATGGCCATGCCAGAGCGCTTTACGGCGCGCTACCGCGGCAAACGATACAGCTTTGGCTATCCGGCCTGCCCGGACCTCGAAGATCAGGCTGGAATCTGGAAATTGCTGCGGCCGGAGGAGATCGGTGTGCAGCTCACCGAAGGCTTCATGATGGACCCCGAGGCCAGTGTCAGCGCCATCGTCTTCCACCACCCGGACTGCGCCTATTTTAGCGTGGGCGATGACGCTGAAGCGTAG